Proteins encoded together in one Nitrosopumilus sp. window:
- the thpR gene encoding RNA 2',3'-cyclic phosphodiesterase yields MRVFVAVEITNTGVIKSIEEFQFQMNIDAKSVEPKNFHFTLQFLGEISDDVSKKTILALRKIEFSNFKVNLRGVGAFPKPKFPRVVWIGTDNDGGNRLVALSKEVGKILEPLGFHQDKPFKPHMTVFRIKKKIGDITEELEKQKALNFGIQEVNSIKLKKSELTPNGPIYSDLEVITAR; encoded by the coding sequence ATGCGTGTTTTTGTAGCAGTTGAAATAACAAATACAGGTGTAATCAAATCTATTGAAGAATTTCAATTCCAAATGAATATTGATGCAAAATCAGTAGAACCAAAAAATTTTCATTTTACATTACAGTTTTTAGGTGAAATTTCAGATGATGTCTCAAAGAAAACTATTTTGGCTCTTAGAAAGATAGAATTTTCCAATTTTAAAGTGAATTTAAGAGGTGTTGGAGCGTTTCCTAAGCCAAAATTTCCAAGAGTGGTTTGGATTGGTACAGATAATGATGGAGGAAATAGATTAGTTGCATTATCAAAGGAGGTTGGAAAAATATTAGAACCCTTGGGATTTCATCAAGATAAACCATTCAAGCCTCATATGACAGTATTTAGGATTAAAAAGAAGATTGGAGATATTACTGAGGAGTTGGAAAAACAAAAAGCATTGAATTTTGGAATTCAAGAAGTCAATAGTATAAAATTGAAAAAAAGTGAGCTAACTCCAAATGGACCAATTTATTCTGATTTAGAGGTGATAACAGCTAGATGA